The following proteins are encoded in a genomic region of Opisthocomus hoazin isolate bOpiHoa1 chromosome 4, bOpiHoa1.hap1, whole genome shotgun sequence:
- the LOC142361110 gene encoding KAT8 regulatory NSL complex subunit 1-like, translating into MWAVNQYLKATSQGRVEKAAPFLPAFFESNTMCSLQTGRILDVLTGCCTWNTFYVLRLLMPTIMNKPDILGHINTVLCTAQSPLQALLPAKLEAQRCSPRKEVECSYIINNVVIPMSKAAATRVEKPRYKEIVVPRSSNKADGRWAGQPQPASPVAGFNCLNDLYMCSSTGAHSPETCNGLQSLSVRGRTRTVLSCSEDTRSAPETLDEAMQSVQPWAPRTFPLSDSAYHSLLQCSNEDGCKQADVQPCSLAVSRASGLPL; encoded by the exons ATGTGGGCTGTTAACCAGTACCTGAAGGCGACCAGTCAAGGTAGAGTGGAGAAGGCAGCTCCCTTTCTTCCA GCGTTTTTTGAAAGTAACACAATGTGCAGCCTGCAAACTGGCCGTATTCTTGATGTTCTTACGGGCTGCTGCACCTGGAATACTTTTTATGTTCTGAGGTTGCTGATGCCGACTATCATGAACAAACcagaca TCCTCGGGCACATAAACACCGTTCTTTGCACGGCCCAGAGCCCCCTCCAGGCCCTGCTGCCAGCCAAGCTGGAAGCTCAGCGATG CAGCCCTCGAAAAGAAGTGGAATGTTCCTACATCATCAACAACGTTGTGATCCCAATGTCAAAGGCAGCCGCCACCCGAGTGGAGAAGCCCCGGTACAAAGAGATTGTAGTGCCAAG GTCCTCCAACAAAGCAGACGGCCGATGGGCTGGGCAGCCTCAGCCAGCGTCTCCAGTCGCTGGATTTAATTGCCTTAACGATCTCTACATGTGCTCTTCCACTGGTGCTCACAGCCCCGAGACTTGCAACGGTTTGCAGTCCCTCTCTGTCCGCGGCAGGACCAGAACGGTGCTGTCTTGCAGCGAAGACACCAGATCTGCCCCGGAAACGCTTGATGAAGCAATGCAG AGTGTACAGCCGTGGGCGCCTCGCACGTTTCCGCTTTCAGATTCTGCCTACCACAGTCTTCTCCAGTGCTCTAACGAAGACGGCTGCAAACAGGCCGACGTTCAGCCCTGCTCTCTCGCAGTAAGCAGGGCGTCGGGCCTGCCTCTGTAG